A genomic window from bacterium includes:
- a CDS encoding ABC transporter ATP-binding protein produces the protein MSAPGNGWKPEDEVMGKAYDARLAKRLWGYVGAQKRMIALAVLLLVLGAAAELAGPLLVKRAIDVYIKGKDWHGLVLITFAFIGIAIAGAFLRWGEVYLTSAAGQHIVYRMRLQLYEKLQRISIPYYDKHPVGQLMSRITSDVQALYDLFSSGLVAIVGDVITLLGIMVVMFIVSWKLALITCSVIPVLLLITFTFRKHVRDLYRATRLKIANLNSYLHENIVGMRVVQLFNREPKNFEKFDDIGADLKRTYLQTIFYYSVFFPAVELVSSVAVALIIFGGGGMILKGALTLGTLVAFIQYVERFYRPVRDLAEKYNILQGAMAASERVFKVIDHPIEVPPPQVPVAADLVPHTNGDGHLDGHLETISKVSIEFRDVWFAYRDEEWVLKDVSFMVKPGESVAIVGATGAGKTTMISLLSRFYDVQKGQILVNGVDIRDIDLQILRRMMGIVLQDVFVFAGTIEDNIRYGSPEKSRAEVEKAAALVHADRFIRRLPHGYDEPVMERGATLSAGERQLLAFARALLLEPQVLILDEATASIDTETEQLIQDAIERLLSGRTSIIIAHRLSTIQRCDRILVFHHGRLREEGTQDQLLAQRGIYYRLYQLQFGRRTVELPSDKVT, from the coding sequence ATGAGCGCACCCGGTAACGGCTGGAAACCCGAAGACGAAGTGATGGGCAAGGCCTACGACGCCCGTCTCGCCAAGCGGCTGTGGGGCTACGTGGGCGCGCAAAAGCGCATGATTGCGCTGGCGGTGCTTCTGCTGGTGCTCGGCGCCGCCGCCGAACTGGCCGGACCACTGCTCGTCAAACGGGCGATTGACGTCTACATCAAGGGCAAGGACTGGCACGGACTGGTGCTCATCACCTTCGCCTTCATCGGCATCGCCATCGCCGGAGCCTTTCTACGCTGGGGCGAGGTCTATCTTACCAGCGCCGCCGGGCAGCATATCGTCTACCGTATGCGGCTCCAGCTCTACGAAAAGCTGCAGCGGATCTCCATTCCCTACTACGACAAGCACCCCGTCGGGCAGCTCATGTCGCGCATCACGTCCGACGTGCAGGCGCTCTATGACCTCTTCAGCTCGGGACTCGTCGCCATTGTCGGCGATGTGATCACCCTGCTCGGCATCATGGTGGTGATGTTCATCGTCAGTTGGAAACTGGCGTTGATCACCTGCTCTGTGATCCCCGTGTTGTTGCTGATCACCTTTACCTTCCGCAAGCATGTGCGCGATCTCTACCGCGCCACGCGGCTGAAAATCGCCAACCTCAACAGCTATCTGCACGAGAACATCGTCGGTATGCGGGTGGTGCAGCTCTTCAACCGCGAGCCGAAGAACTTCGAGAAGTTCGACGACATCGGCGCGGATCTGAAGCGCACCTATTTGCAGACGATCTTCTACTATTCGGTGTTCTTCCCGGCGGTGGAACTGGTCTCGTCCGTGGCCGTCGCACTGATCATCTTCGGCGGCGGCGGCATGATTCTGAAAGGCGCCCTTACGCTGGGAACGCTGGTCGCCTTCATTCAGTACGTCGAGCGTTTCTACCGTCCCGTACGCGACCTCGCCGAAAAGTACAACATCCTGCAGGGCGCTATGGCCGCCTCGGAGCGCGTCTTCAAGGTCATTGATCACCCCATCGAAGTCCCGCCCCCACAGGTTCCTGTGGCGGCAGACTTGGTGCCCCATACCAACGGTGACGGCCACCTCGACGGCCATCTGGAAACCATCAGCAAGGTCTCCATCGAATTCCGCGACGTCTGGTTTGCCTACCGCGATGAAGAGTGGGTGCTGAAGGATGTCAGCTTTATGGTGAAGCCCGGCGAGTCCGTCGCCATTGTCGGGGCCACCGGTGCAGGCAAGACCACCATGATCTCCCTGCTCAGCCGCTTCTACGATGTCCAAAAGGGCCAAATACTTGTCAATGGCGTGGACATTCGCGACATTGACCTGCAAATCCTCCGCCGCATGATGGGCATTGTCTTGCAGGACGTCTTCGTCTTCGCAGGCACCATTGAAGACAACATCCGCTACGGCTCGCCCGAGAAGAGCCGTGCCGAAGTGGAGAAAGCCGCCGCCCTCGTGCATGCCGACCGCTTCATCCGCCGCCTGCCCCATGGCTACGACGAACCTGTCATGGAACGCGGAGCCACACTCTCGGCAGGGGAGAGGCAGCTTTTGGCTTTTGCCCGCGCCTTGCTGCTCGAACCGCAGGTCCTGATTCTCGATGAGGCCACGGCATCCATCGACACTGAAACCGAACAGCTCATTCAAGATGCCATCGAGCGCCTGCTTTCAGGCCGAACCTCTATCATCATCGCGCACCGTCTGTCCACGATTCAGCGTTGCGACCGGATTCTGGTCTTCCACCATGGCCGTTTGCGGGAAGAAGGCACCCAGGATCAGTTGCTGGCCCAGCGCGGAATCTATTATCGTCTGTATCAGCTCCAATTCGGACGCAGAACCGTGGAATTGCCCTCCGATAAAGTCACTTGA
- the gatC gene encoding Asp-tRNA(Asn)/Glu-tRNA(Gln) amidotransferase subunit GatC, which translates to MTVTKEIIERTAELARLRLSPEEAEAMRETLNKVFQYIDQLHEVNTDGVEPLHHVLDMSNVMEPDVPHACFTREEALKNAPDRTGEFFRLPRVVG; encoded by the coding sequence GTGACTGTTACCAAAGAAATTATTGAACGTACCGCCGAATTGGCCCGGCTCCGCCTCTCCCCGGAGGAAGCTGAGGCCATGCGCGAGACGTTAAATAAGGTTTTTCAATATATTGACCAGCTTCACGAGGTCAATACAGACGGTGTGGAACCGCTTCATCACGTCTTGGATATGTCCAATGTGATGGAACCTGATGTGCCGCACGCCTGCTTTACGCGTGAAGAGGCCCTGAAAAATGCGCCCGACCGCACTGGGGAATTCTTCCGTCTTCCAAGGGTTGTAGGCTGA
- the kdsB gene encoding 3-deoxy-manno-octulosonate cytidylyltransferase: protein MAVLAVIPARFASTRFPGKPLALIAGKPMVQHVFERCSRAGNVDRVIIATEDVRIVEACKDFNGDCEMTSPDHASGTDRVAEIARRHPEFSAVLNVQGDEPGIAPETVNAVAGALLDGHTPLSTAISPLDNAADLANPNVVKVVTTLTGGALYFSRSPIPFHRDGNPAARPAYFRHLGIYGFQRDVLLRVTGLSVSPLERAESLEQLRWLQSGFAIQCVQVPQYSIGVDTPEDLKSLAISFPT from the coding sequence ATGGCCGTTTTGGCTGTTATCCCTGCCCGTTTTGCGTCCACCCGCTTTCCCGGCAAGCCTTTGGCGCTGATCGCCGGCAAGCCGATGGTGCAGCATGTCTTTGAGCGCTGCTCTCGCGCCGGAAATGTGGACCGCGTGATTATCGCCACGGAAGACGTCCGCATCGTGGAAGCCTGCAAGGACTTCAACGGCGATTGCGAAATGACGTCGCCCGACCACGCGTCCGGTACCGATCGCGTCGCCGAAATCGCCCGCCGCCATCCGGAATTTTCCGCGGTGCTGAATGTACAGGGCGATGAACCCGGCATCGCACCGGAAACGGTGAACGCTGTCGCCGGAGCTTTGCTCGACGGTCACACGCCCCTTTCCACGGCCATTTCCCCGCTGGATAATGCCGCCGATTTGGCCAATCCCAATGTGGTGAAGGTGGTCACCACCCTCACCGGCGGCGCGCTCTATTTCAGCCGCTCGCCCATTCCGTTTCACCGCGACGGCAATCCCGCTGCCCGCCCGGCCTATTTCCGGCATCTGGGGATTTATGGTTTTCAGCGGGACGTCCTGCTGCGCGTGACGGGACTTTCGGTATCGCCCCTCGAACGGGCCGAGTCCCTCGAACAACTGCGCTGGCTGCAATCCGGCTTTGCAATTCAATGTGTGCAGGTTCCGCAATATTCCATCGGCGTGGACACACCGGAAGACCTGAAATCCCTCGCGATCTCCTTCCCAACCTAA
- a CDS encoding CTP synthase — protein MVTKTPNPGHKKTKYVFVTGGVVSSLGKGIAAASLGRLLKARGLRVTIMKLDPYINVDAGTMNPYQHGEVYVTEDGAETDLDLGHYERFIDVDMSRLNNATTGQIYHSVITKERKGEFLGATVQVIPHITGEIKDRIYKVAELGENYDVVIVEVGGTVGDIESLPFLEAIRQIALEKGPQNCLFMHVTLIPFLSTTGEVKTKPTQHSVKDLREIGIQPDILLCRTQHTLEDKVREKIALFCNVSKDDVFEVKDVETVYELPLVLESEKLSARVLKRLGMRAKEPDLAEWQGLVNRIKHPHRTVRIAVCGKYVEVRDSYKSIIEAFVHAGAHHDARVELRWIEAEDFEQLSATELLAGCSGVLVPGGFGERGLEGKLAAVHHARTNGLPFFGLCLGLQVAVIEYARNMCGVKKATSREFANDAKHPVIDYMPEQRSIRLKGATMRLGSYPCFLARGSLAHEAFGTDAITERHRHRFEVNNIYRETLEASGLRVTGVWPEGNLVEIIELENHPWFLAVQFHPELKSRLTRPHPLFRDFVRACLKHSETDTTPATTPRKREQAATS, from the coding sequence ATGGTGACTAAGACGCCTAATCCCGGGCACAAAAAGACCAAGTATGTTTTCGTGACAGGCGGGGTGGTTTCCTCGCTGGGCAAAGGCATTGCCGCCGCATCCCTCGGGCGTCTGCTCAAGGCGCGCGGCCTGCGTGTCACGATCATGAAGCTCGATCCCTACATCAACGTGGATGCGGGCACCATGAACCCCTATCAGCACGGGGAAGTGTATGTCACGGAAGACGGCGCCGAAACCGATCTCGATCTTGGCCATTATGAGCGCTTCATTGATGTGGACATGAGCCGCCTCAATAACGCCACCACCGGCCAGATCTATCATAGCGTGATCACCAAAGAGCGCAAGGGAGAATTCCTCGGTGCGACGGTGCAGGTTATTCCTCACATCACCGGCGAAATCAAGGACCGTATCTACAAGGTCGCCGAACTCGGCGAGAACTACGACGTCGTCATCGTGGAAGTCGGCGGCACCGTCGGCGATATCGAGAGCCTGCCGTTCCTCGAAGCCATCCGCCAGATCGCCCTTGAAAAGGGTCCGCAGAACTGCCTGTTCATGCACGTCACGCTCATTCCGTTCCTGAGCACGACGGGCGAGGTCAAGACCAAGCCCACGCAGCATAGCGTCAAGGATCTGCGCGAAATCGGTATCCAGCCCGACATTCTGCTCTGCCGCACGCAGCACACCCTCGAAGATAAGGTCCGCGAAAAGATTGCCCTGTTCTGCAACGTCAGCAAGGACGATGTCTTCGAAGTCAAAGATGTGGAAACGGTCTATGAACTGCCTCTGGTTCTGGAGAGCGAGAAGCTCAGCGCCCGCGTGTTGAAGCGGCTCGGCATGCGCGCCAAGGAACCGGACCTGGCCGAATGGCAGGGGCTGGTCAATCGCATCAAGCATCCGCATCGCACCGTGCGCATCGCCGTCTGCGGAAAATATGTGGAAGTGCGCGATTCCTACAAATCCATTATCGAAGCCTTTGTCCACGCCGGCGCGCACCATGACGCGCGCGTGGAATTGCGCTGGATTGAAGCCGAGGATTTTGAACAACTATCCGCGACGGAGTTGCTCGCCGGATGTTCCGGTGTGCTGGTCCCCGGCGGTTTCGGCGAACGCGGCCTGGAAGGCAAGCTTGCCGCGGTGCATCACGCCCGCACCAACGGTCTGCCGTTCTTCGGTCTGTGTCTTGGTCTGCAGGTGGCGGTCATCGAATATGCGCGTAACATGTGCGGCGTCAAGAAAGCCACCTCGCGTGAATTCGCCAACGATGCCAAGCATCCGGTGATTGATTACATGCCCGAGCAGCGCAGCATCCGCCTCAAGGGTGCGACCATGCGGCTCGGCAGCTATCCCTGCTTCCTGGCCCGTGGATCTCTGGCTCATGAAGCGTTCGGCACCGATGCCATCACCGAGCGTCATCGCCACCGCTTCGAAGTCAACAACATCTACCGCGAGACTCTCGAAGCCAGCGGCCTGCGTGTGACCGGCGTCTGGCCAGAAGGAAATCTGGTGGAGATTATCGAACTTGAGAACCATCCGTGGTTCCTCGCGGTGCAGTTCCATCCCGAACTCAAGAGCCGCCTGACGCGCCCGCATCCGCTGTTCCGCGATTTCGTGCGCGCCTGTCTGAAGCATTCCGAAACCGACACGACGCCCGCAACCACCCCACGTAAACGGGAGCAAGCCGCAACGTCATGA
- a CDS encoding isocitrate/isopropylmalate family dehydrogenase: MTANSPHRATLIPGDGIGPSIAESAVSVIEAAGVDIVWDVQQAGMTSVEGGGDSVPKALIDSIRDTRVALKSPITTPIGEGFRSVNVALRQEFDLYANLRPCVSLQGIRSARPGVDIVIVRENTEGMYAGQELYTGTDKSSAVLVAFNTRKAMLRICRYAFEYARRNNRKKVTAVHKANIMKKFSGILLTCFREVAEEYPEITREERIIDATAMEMVRRPYIFDVIVTTNLFGDILSDLVAGLVGGLGVAPGGNYGDDYAVFEAVHGSAPDIAGKNLANPLGLLLSANLMLRHIGEEKAALKIERAVREVLSESKYLTPDLLPGSKYGTTDMTKALVDKLVG; encoded by the coding sequence ATGACCGCAAATTCCCCGCATCGCGCGACGCTGATTCCCGGTGACGGCATCGGTCCGTCCATCGCGGAATCCGCCGTGTCCGTGATCGAAGCCGCCGGCGTGGACATCGTCTGGGATGTTCAGCAGGCCGGCATGACCTCCGTAGAAGGTGGCGGTGATTCCGTCCCCAAGGCGCTGATCGATTCGATCCGAGACACTCGCGTTGCCCTGAAGAGCCCCATTACCACGCCCATCGGCGAGGGCTTCCGCAGCGTCAACGTCGCCCTGCGTCAGGAATTCGATCTGTACGCCAACCTTCGCCCTTGCGTCTCGTTGCAGGGCATTCGTTCGGCGCGGCCCGGTGTCGACATCGTCATCGTGCGCGAGAATACCGAAGGCATGTACGCCGGCCAGGAATTGTACACAGGCACCGACAAGTCCTCCGCCGTGCTCGTCGCCTTCAATACGCGCAAGGCCATGCTGCGCATCTGCCGCTACGCGTTCGAATATGCCCGCCGCAACAACCGCAAGAAAGTTACCGCGGTGCATAAGGCGAACATCATGAAGAAGTTTTCGGGAATTCTCCTCACCTGCTTCCGCGAGGTCGCCGAGGAATATCCCGAGATCACCCGCGAAGAGCGCATCATCGACGCCACCGCAATGGAAATGGTTCGCCGTCCCTACATCTTCGATGTCATCGTAACCACCAATCTGTTCGGTGACATTCTGTCGGACCTCGTGGCCGGGCTCGTCGGCGGCCTCGGCGTCGCTCCCGGCGGCAACTATGGTGATGACTACGCCGTCTTCGAAGCCGTGCACGGCAGCGCGCCGGACATTGCCGGTAAGAATCTGGCCAATCCCCTCGGCTTGCTGCTATCCGCCAATCTCATGCTCCGCCATATCGGCGAAGAGAAAGCGGCCCTGAAGATTGAACGCGCCGTGCGCGAAGTGCTCTCCGAGAGCAAATATCTGACGCCCGACCTTCTGCCCGGCTCCAAATACGGCACCACCGATATGACCAAAGCCCTGGTGGACAAGCTTGTCGGATAG
- the kdsA gene encoding 3-deoxy-8-phosphooctulonate synthase, translating into MSDRAYFPLAIIAGPCVIESEALCLEVAETFFAIAVRTGVLPIFKASFDKANRTSVESFRGPGLDEGLRIMEKVRREVGLPILTDIHLPEQAALAAEIVDILQIPAFLCRQTDLLVAAGKTGKPVNIKKGQFVAPEDMRHSAAKVESTGNNRIMLTERGASFGYRELVVDMRSLVKMADIGYPVVFDATHSVQRMSGPDGVSGGTPEFIEPLARAAVATGAVSGVFIETHPRVAQARSDAASMLPLDRLEGMIVGLVKIIEALGINANTASFSQNLGEQS; encoded by the coding sequence TTGTCGGATAGAGCCTACTTTCCACTGGCGATTATCGCCGGACCCTGCGTCATCGAGTCGGAAGCCCTGTGCCTCGAAGTGGCCGAAACCTTCTTCGCCATCGCCGTGCGCACAGGTGTGCTACCCATCTTCAAAGCCAGTTTTGACAAGGCGAACCGCACCTCTGTGGAAAGTTTCCGCGGTCCGGGTTTGGATGAAGGCCTGCGGATCATGGAGAAAGTGCGCCGCGAAGTCGGACTGCCCATACTGACGGATATTCACCTGCCCGAGCAGGCGGCTCTCGCTGCGGAAATCGTGGACATTCTGCAGATCCCCGCCTTTCTCTGCCGCCAGACCGATCTGCTCGTCGCTGCGGGCAAAACCGGCAAGCCGGTGAACATCAAAAAAGGCCAGTTCGTCGCGCCCGAAGATATGCGGCACAGCGCGGCCAAGGTGGAATCCACCGGCAACAACCGCATCATGCTCACCGAACGCGGCGCCAGCTTCGGCTATCGCGAGTTAGTGGTGGACATGCGCTCGCTGGTGAAGATGGCCGACATCGGCTACCCGGTGGTCTTCGATGCCACTCACAGTGTGCAGCGCATGAGCGGGCCGGACGGCGTGTCCGGTGGCACTCCTGAATTCATCGAGCCTCTGGCCCGCGCCGCCGTGGCGACCGGCGCGGTCTCCGGTGTGTTTATCGAGACTCATCCGCGTGTGGCCCAGGCGCGTTCCGACGCCGCCAGCATGCTGCCGCTTGATCGTCTCGAAGGGATGATTGTTGGATTGGTCAAGATTATTGAGGCCTTAGGCATTAACGCAAATACCGCTTCGTTTTCGCAGAATCTGGGGGAGCAGTCATGA
- the folB gene encoding dihydroneopterin aldolase translates to MTKNDDRIRLNGMQFYAHHGAYAEERSMGQVFEVDVEVAGDFSRHEGSDDLHWTVDYTLFYRAVSDIFNRENFHLLETCASVIADELLKRFDVVQDVIVRVRKPHVPMGGVLKNVEVEVNHRR, encoded by the coding sequence ATGACGAAGAACGACGATAGAATCCGCCTGAACGGCATGCAGTTTTATGCTCATCACGGCGCCTATGCCGAAGAGCGCTCCATGGGACAGGTTTTCGAAGTGGATGTGGAAGTGGCCGGCGATTTTTCGCGCCACGAAGGCAGCGATGATCTCCATTGGACCGTGGACTATACGCTGTTCTACCGCGCCGTCTCCGACATCTTCAACCGCGAGAATTTTCACCTCCTCGAAACCTGCGCCAGCGTGATTGCCGATGAATTGCTCAAACGCTTTGATGTGGTGCAGGACGTGATCGTCCGCGTCCGCAAACCGCATGTTCCCATGGGTGGCGTTCTGAAGAACGTCGAAGTGGAGGTCAACCACCGTCGCTGA
- a CDS encoding deoxynucleoside kinase produces MNRPRYIAVEGVIGVGKTSLANLLAERMDGRLVLENPEENPFLDQFYKDSRHYAFQTQLFFLLSRFKQQQSLPEPDLFHPLVVADYVFAKDRIFAYINLSEAEIALYEKVMGLLEVRVKKPDLVVYLQSSTERLMRNIRGRNRPYERDISEEYLRTLNEAYNHFFFHYEETPLLVVNATAIDYVGNLDHLEALIAEIDRDEIGTRYYNPVGQ; encoded by the coding sequence ATGAATCGACCCCGTTATATTGCCGTTGAAGGTGTGATCGGAGTGGGAAAGACCTCTCTGGCTAATCTGCTCGCCGAACGTATGGACGGGCGGTTGGTCCTGGAGAACCCGGAAGAAAACCCGTTTCTCGATCAGTTCTACAAGGATTCCCGACATTATGCGTTCCAGACGCAGCTCTTCTTCCTTCTCTCGCGGTTCAAACAGCAACAAAGCTTACCTGAGCCGGATCTATTTCATCCTCTTGTCGTGGCGGATTACGTCTTTGCAAAAGACCGGATCTTCGCGTACATCAATCTTAGCGAAGCTGAGATCGCGCTTTACGAAAAGGTAATGGGGCTGCTCGAAGTGCGCGTCAAAAAACCCGACCTCGTGGTGTATCTCCAAAGCTCCACCGAGCGCCTGATGCGCAACATTCGCGGCCGCAATCGTCCCTACGAACGGGACATTTCCGAGGAATATCTTCGCACGCTGAACGAAGCGTATAACCACTTCTTTTTCCATTACGAAGAAACTCCGCTCCTCGTGGTCAACGCTACGGCCATCGATTACGTTGGCAATCTCGATCACCTCGAGGCTCTGATCGCCGAAATTGACCGGGATGAAATCGGCACCCGCTACTATAATCCGGTGGGACAGTAA
- a CDS encoding RidA family protein, translating to MTRDIVSTTQAPQAIGPYSQAVRFAGSIVSTSGQIPLDPATGQVVGATTAEQTEQVLKNLSAVLEAGGASLASVIKTTVFLKNMGDFAEMNAVYGRYFPKDPPARSAVEVARLPKDVLVEIECLALVI from the coding sequence ATGACACGTGATATCGTCTCGACCACTCAGGCGCCGCAGGCCATCGGGCCCTATAGTCAGGCCGTACGTTTTGCCGGCTCCATCGTCTCCACCTCCGGGCAGATTCCCCTCGATCCGGCCACAGGCCAGGTTGTCGGCGCCACCACGGCGGAGCAGACCGAGCAGGTGCTGAAGAATCTTTCCGCGGTGCTCGAAGCTGGCGGCGCATCGCTGGCCTCCGTCATCAAGACCACCGTCTTTCTGAAGAACATGGGCGATTTCGCCGAGATGAATGCGGTCTACGGCCGCTATTTTCCCAAGGACCCGCCCGCCAGAAGCGCGGTGGAAGTGGCGCGTCTTCCCAAAGACGTGCTCGTGGAAATCGAATGCCTCGCCCTCGTCATCTGA
- a CDS encoding DUF5683 domain-containing protein: protein MPRPRHLKALLFALGLVLMASLASAADSTRTVMPLLSGRPQKSTTAAVFMSMAVPGLGQAYTHNYIKAAAAVAIEGALGWAISFNNDQYHGYRRANQVAQQNLAAAYAENRPDTLVYRNLIDTFYGPRERFFKNQRNRNIWWLAGTVILSMGDAYVDAHMYGLDFSPDITFKGGTVGLSVACKF from the coding sequence ATGCCTCGCCCTCGTCATCTGAAGGCGTTGCTCTTTGCTCTTGGCTTGGTGCTGATGGCCTCGCTGGCTTCCGCCGCCGATTCCACGCGCACCGTCATGCCGCTGCTCTCCGGGCGGCCGCAGAAGAGCACCACCGCTGCCGTCTTCATGTCCATGGCGGTGCCTGGCCTCGGACAGGCCTACACGCACAACTACATTAAGGCCGCCGCCGCGGTCGCCATCGAAGGCGCTCTCGGTTGGGCCATTTCCTTCAACAACGACCAGTACCACGGCTACCGGCGGGCCAATCAGGTGGCCCAGCAGAATCTTGCCGCGGCCTATGCCGAAAACCGCCCGGACACGCTGGTTTACCGGAACCTGATTGACACGTTCTATGGACCCCGCGAGCGCTTCTTCAAAAACCAGCGCAATCGCAATATCTGGTGGCTGGCGGGAACCGTTATTCTCTCGATGGGAGATGCCTATGTGGATGCCCACATGTACGGGCTCGACTTCTCCCCTGACATCACATTCAAGGGCGGAACGGTGGGGCTCTCCGTCGCCTGTAAATTCTAA
- a CDS encoding proline dehydrogenase family protein has protein sequence MSLFDRIVVASIPMIPKFVVGKVAAPYVAGESLEDGLRTARALNSKGIMATMDVLGEFVHEKDKAEASVKQYLDLIAGIARDKLDANISVKLTAMGLDIDPQYVRQNVRKIMSAASGHGMFVRIDMEDSPRTDETIRIYREMRQESRCGLVVQAYLKRTSDDVRKLCEEGPSNFRLCKGIYVEPEAIAYKGKQEIRDNFMLLLDQMFTAGAYVGIATHDEYLTKAAEELIKKHKLTRDKYEFQMLLGVKPDLRDALVSRGHRLRVYVPFGESWYGYCTRRLKENPAIAGYVAKAMIGLN, from the coding sequence ATGAGTCTATTTGATCGCATTGTCGTGGCCTCCATTCCGATGATCCCTAAATTCGTGGTCGGGAAAGTGGCCGCACCGTACGTCGCGGGCGAATCTCTCGAGGACGGTCTGCGCACCGCCCGCGCGCTGAACAGCAAGGGTATCATGGCAACGATGGACGTGCTCGGCGAGTTCGTCCATGAAAAAGACAAGGCCGAAGCAAGCGTCAAACAATATCTCGATTTGATCGCCGGCATCGCGCGCGATAAGCTCGACGCCAACATTTCCGTCAAGCTGACGGCGATGGGACTGGATATCGATCCGCAGTATGTGCGGCAGAACGTGCGCAAGATCATGTCCGCCGCCTCCGGGCACGGCATGTTCGTGCGCATCGACATGGAAGACTCGCCCCGCACGGATGAGACCATCAGAATCTACCGCGAGATGCGCCAGGAATCCCGCTGCGGCCTCGTGGTGCAGGCCTATCTCAAGCGCACCTCCGACGACGTGCGCAAGCTCTGCGAGGAAGGCCCGTCCAATTTCCGCCTCTGCAAGGGCATCTATGTCGAGCCCGAAGCCATCGCCTATAAGGGCAAGCAGGAAATCCGCGACAACTTCATGCTCCTGCTCGACCAGATGTTCACCGCCGGCGCCTACGTGGGCATCGCCACCCATGATGAGTACCTGACCAAGGCCGCCGAGGAGCTGATCAAAAAGCACAAGCTGACCCGCGACAAGTACGAATTCCAGATGCTGCTCGGCGTCAAACCCGACCTGCGCGATGCGCTCGTCTCCCGTGGCCACCGCCTGCGCGTCTACGTTCCCTTCGGCGAGTCGTGGTACGGCTACTGCACCCGCCGTCTCAAGGAAAACCCGGCCATCGCCGGCTACGTCGCCAAGGCCATGATCGGCCTCAACTGA
- a CDS encoding site-specific DNA-methyltransferase, which yields MKLPDHLVNAFVNGDCFLKMAELPEECVDLVLTDPPYGIDYQSNRRVAREKLPKFANDIDLSWVDDWVDQVHRVLKDDRHFYCFTRFDMYPVFFNSISRRFKVKNCLIWVKNNHGSGDLNGSFAPQCEMIIFAVKGKRDLNGTREADVLHCDNVPSAHRHHATQKPVELLRQLIEKSTEPGEIVLDPFGGVGSTGLACLDVHRPHGDHQERGYLLFELNPNFVEKGRHGGLGKQETLIHVEKQARHDPPKQRPALRTNRVRARKDQTIPLPF from the coding sequence ATGAAACTCCCCGATCATCTCGTCAACGCCTTTGTAAACGGCGATTGCTTTCTGAAGATGGCGGAACTGCCGGAGGAATGCGTGGATCTCGTGCTCACCGATCCGCCATATGGAATCGACTATCAGTCCAACCGCCGCGTCGCTCGCGAGAAACTTCCCAAGTTTGCCAACGACATCGACCTGAGCTGGGTAGACGATTGGGTAGATCAGGTGCACCGCGTGCTGAAAGATGACCGCCACTTCTACTGCTTCACGCGCTTCGACATGTACCCGGTCTTCTTCAATTCCATCAGCCGCCGCTTTAAGGTGAAGAACTGCCTCATCTGGGTGAAGAACAATCACGGCAGCGGCGACCTCAACGGCTCGTTTGCTCCCCAGTGCGAGATGATCATCTTCGCCGTCAAGGGCAAACGCGATCTCAACGGTACCCGCGAAGCCGATGTCCTGCACTGCGACAATGTGCCTTCCGCGCACCGCCATCACGCCACGCAAAAGCCCGTCGAACTCCTGCGGCAATTGATCGAGAAGAGCACCGAGCCCGGCGAAATCGTGCTCGATCCTTTTGGCGGCGTGGGCAGCACGGGCCTCGCCTGTTTGGACGTTCATCGTCCCCACGGCGATCATCAGGAACGCGGTTATCTGCTGTTCGAACTCAATCCGAATTTCGTGGAGAAAGGCCGCCACGGAGGATTGGGAAAGCAGGAGACCTTGATTCATGTCGAAAAGCAGGCGCGCCACGATCCTCCCAAGCAGCGCCCCGCCCTCCGCACCAATCGCGTCCGTGCCCGCAAAGATCAAACCATCCCGCTTCCTTTCTGA